Within Fusobacterium periodonticum ATCC 33693, the genomic segment AATGGAACAACAAAAACAAGTCATCTCTGATTTCGAAAAAATTCAAGCTTTAAGAGCTGGTAACTAATAAATTTAGATTTTGAAAAATGCTAGCATAATAAAAACCTTTTAGATTTATATTTTAAATATAAATTTAAAAGGTTTTTTATTTATAAAAATTAAAATATATGTTACAATACAAGATAGAGTAAATTTTATAAATAAGAAGGAGTTAGTTATGTATAAGTTATTTGGTTATGGATTAAAGGATATCCCATATATAAATAGATTAAAGAATAGGGTTTTTTACATTATAGTTATTACAATTGTCTCTTTAAATATTTTTATAAGTTTTTCACTGAACTTAAAAAAAGTATCTAAAGAAACTTTGATTAATTCATTTATAATAGTTGACTTACAAAATAATCTTGATGAAGAGAAAAGAAATGAAATAGAAAAATATATATTGACTATAGATGGAGTTCGTTCAGTTAGATTCATGGATAAATCTGAAAGTTTTAAAAATTTACAAAATGAACTTAACATCTCAATACCTGAAGCAAGTAATCCACTTACAGACTCTTTAATAGTATCTGTAAAGAGTGCTGAGCTGATGAATGGGGTTCAAGAAATAATTGAAGCCAGAGAAGAAGTTAAAGAGGTTTACAAAGATGAGCCTTATTTAAAACAATCTCAAGAACAAAGTGATATAATTCGTATTGCTCAAATAGGCAGTGCTGTATTCTCAATTTTAATAGCTCTTGTAACTATAGTTATATTTAACTTAGGAGTAGCAATTGAATTTTTAAATAATGCAAATACAGGTCTAGACTACAGAGAGAATATTAGAAGTTCCAAATTAAAAAATTTAATCCCTTTTTCAATGGCAAGTGTGGTAGCAACTTTAATATTCTTTAATATTTATATATTTTTTAGAAAGTATGTTATAAATGCAAATTTTGATTCATCACTATTATCATTAAAAGAAATATTTTTATGGCATATTGGAGCAATAGGGATTTTAAATTTCTTAGTATGGATAATTCCAGCAAACTTAGGAAGAATAGAATACGAAGAAGAAAATGATGATGACCTTGAATATGAATTTTATGAAGATGAAGATAAGAAGGATGAATTTTATGATGAATTTGAAGACGAAGATGAAAACTATTAATAAACTATTCTTATTTTTTATTATATCAACTAATATTAATTCAACTACTGTAAAAGATATGAATAAGAGATTAAAGAATATAGATCAAGAAATTGAAAAAAAGAATACTAGAATAAAGGCTATAGATACTGAAACTTCTAAAGTTGAAAAAATGATAAAAGATGCAGAAGTAGAAATCCAGAAAATGGAACAAGAAAGGAAAGAGATAGAAGAAGAAATTACAATAGTTAAGAAAAATATAGATTACGGAAGAAAAAATCTTGAAATCTCTGAAGATGAGCATAATAGAAAGGAATCTGAATTCATTGCAAAAATAATTGCTTGGGATAAATATAGTAAGGTACATCATAAAGATTTGGCAGAAAAGGTTGTTCTTATGAAAAACTATAGAGAAGTACTTTATGGTGATTTGCAGAGAATGGGTTATATAGAAAAAGTTACAGGTAATATAAAAGAAACTCAAGATAAGATAGAAGCTGAAAAAACTAAACTGGACAAACTTGAGGCTCAATTGAGAGAAAATGCTAGAAAAATGGATGCAAAAAAAGAAGAACAAAAGAAATTAAGAGAAAAATTACAAGTAGAAAAGAAGGGACATCAATCTTCTATTGAAAAATTAAAGAAGGAAAAACAAAGAATTTCAAAAGAGATTGAAAGAATAATAATAGAAAATGCTAGAAAAGCAGCTGAAAAAGCTGCAAAAGAAAAGGCTGCTCGTGAGAAGGCAGCAAGAGAAAAAGCTGCTCGTGAAAGAGCTGCAAAAGAAAAAGCAATTCGTGAGAAGGCAGCAAGAGAAAAAGCTGCTAGGGAAGCTGAAGCTAAAAAGAATAAAAGCAAAACATCAACTAAACCAATTACAGTTGATACTAAAGATATAGAGTTAGAAGAGATTAGAGAATTAGAAAAACTTAAAGAACAAGAAAAACAGGAAATTAGGGAAACAAGAATAACTACAACAACAGTTGATATGCCAAAAATTAGTAATCCTGAAGCATATAAGAGAATAGGAAAAACAATTAAACCTTTAAATGGTCAAATAGTTGTTTACTTTGGACAAAAGAAAGCTGGAGTTGTTGAAAGTAATGGTATAGAAATAAAAGGTAAAGTAGGAAATCCTATAGTAGCTGCAAAATCAGGGAATGTTATCTATGCTGATAATTTCCAAGGGCTAGGGAAAGTTGTTATGATAGATTATGGTGAAGGTATAATAGGTGTATATGGAAATTTATTGGCAATAAAAGTTGGATTTAATTCTAAAGTAAGTGCTGGACAAACAATAGGAGTTCTAGGACTATCTAGTGAAAAAGAACCTAATCTATATTATGAATTAAGAGCAAATTTAAGACCAATAGACCCATTACCAACATTTTAAGGACTAAATAAAATGATAAAGTTAAGTATTATTTATAATAATGAAAAAGAAAGTGCTATAAAGATATATAAAGAACTTTTAGAATTTTTAAAAGATAAAAAAGAGTTTGAAATATTGGATGAAGAAAATTTAGATAAGGTAGATTATATTGTGATTATTGGTGGGGATGGAACTCTACTTAGATCTTTTAGAAATATAAAGAATAAGAAAGCTAAAATTATTGCTATAAATTCAGGAACTCTAGGTTATTTAACTGAAATAAGAAAAGATAAGTATAAAGAAATCTTTGAAAATATTTTAAAAAATAAAGTTAATATAGAAGAAAGATTTTTCTTTATGGTTAATATAGGAAATAAAAAGTACAAGGCTTTAAATGAAGTGTTTTTAACAAGAGATACTATAAAGAGAAATATAGTAGCTTCTGAAATCTATGTAAATGATCAATTTTTAGGCAAATTTAAAGGAGATGGAGTGATTATTTCAACTCCTACTGGTTCTACAGCATATTCACTTTCAGCTGGTGGTCCAATAGTGACTCCTGAGCAGAAGCTATTTGTTATAACTCCAATAGCTCCACATAACCTAAATACAAGACCTATAATTTTATCAGGAGATGTAAAGTTAGTTTTAACTCTATCAGAGCCTAGTCAACTTGGTTTAGTTAATATAGATGGACATACTCATAAAACAATAAAATTAGGAGAGAAAGTAGAAATATTTTATTCAAATGAAAGTTTAAAAATTGTTATACCTGAAGCAAGAAATTATTATGATGTTTTAAGAGAAAAACTTAAATGGGGAGAAAATTTATGCTAAGAGAACTAAAAATTGAAAATTTAGCTATTATAGATGAATTAGATATTGAGTTTGAAAAAGGTTTTATAGTTTTGACAGGTGAAACTGGTGCTGGAAAATCAATAATATTAAGTGGAATCAACTTACTTATAGGTGAAAAAGCTAGTGTTGATATGATCAGAGATGGAGAGGAAAATCTTGTAGCACAAGGTGTTTTTGATGTTGATGAAGAGCAAAAGAAAAAATTAGAAGCTATGGGCATAGATACTGATGGTGATGAAATTATAATAAGAAGATATTATAATAGAAATGGAAAAGCTAGAGCCTTTGTAAATAATGTTAGGATAACTTTAGCAGATTTAAAAGAAATTGCTTCAACTCTTGTAGATATAGTTGGACAACATTCTCACCAAATGTTATTGAATAGAAATAATCACATAAAACTTCTAGATAGTTTTTTAAGTAAAGATGAGAAAGATATTAAGGAAAAATTATCTAGTTTATTATCTCAATATAGAGAAATCAATTCTAAAATTGAAAAGATAGAAAGTGAGAAAAAAGAAACACTAGAGAAAAAAGAATTTTATGAGTATCAACTTGAAGAGATTGAGAAATTAAAATTAAAAGATGGGGAAGATGAAATCTTAGAGGCTGAGTACAAGAAAGTATTTAATGCAGAGAAAATAAGAGAAAAAGTTCATGAAAGCTTAGAATATTTAAAATATGATGATGATTCAGCTTTAGGTTTTATTCTTGAATCTATCAAAAATATAGAATATCTTGGAAAATATGATGAAAGATACCTAGAGCTAGCTAAGAGAATGGAAAATGCTTACTATGAGCTAGAAGATTGTGTTGGAGAAATTGAAGATATTTCTAAAAATATAGAAGTTACTGAAAGTGATTTAGATAAAATAGCTGGAAGAATGAATACTTTAAAAAGAATCAAAGAAAAATATAAGAGAACTTTAACAGAACTTATTGAATATAGAGAAGATTTAAGAGAGAAACTGTCTGACATGAACAGTGGAGATTTCAAAACTAGAGAATTACAAAAAGAGTTAGACAAAATTAAAACTGAATATGATAAACTAGCAGATAGACTTTCTAATTCAAGAAAAGATATAGCTCTAAAGATAGAAAATGAATTATTAAATGAATTAAAATTTTTAAATATGGAAGATGCAAAATTAAAGGTGCAAATAAATAAAATTGATAGAATGACCAATGATGGTTATGATGAAGTTGAATTCTTTATTTCAACTAATGTTGGTCAAGAACTAAAACCTTTAAATAAAATAGCTTCTGGTGGAGAAGTTAGTCGTGTTATGTTGGCACTTAAAGTTATTTTCTCTAAGGTTGACAATATCCCAATTTTAATTTTTGATGAAATTGATACTGGTATTGGTGGAGAAACAGTCAGAAAAATTGCTTTAAAACTTAAGGAAATTGGAGATAGTACACAAATTATTTCTATTACTCACTCTCCTGTTATAGCTTCTAAGGCAAGTCAACAATTTTACATAGAAAAATATGTAGAAAATTCTAGAACTATAAGCAGAGTTAAAAAATTATCTTCTGAAGAAAGAATAAAAGAAATTGGAAGAATGTTAGTTGGTGAAAAAATAAATGATGAAGTCTTAGAAATTGCTAATAAAATGTTAAATGAGGTCTAATGTGGATATTTTAGAAAAATACATAGAAAACTTAGTAATCAAAAAGAATCTATTAGACTCTAGTGTAGAAGCTTATAAATTTGATATAAATGAATATCTTACTTTTTTAGAGAGTAAAGAAAAAGATATACTTAATTCAAATGAAAATTTATTTATTGAGTATTTTAAAAAAATAGAAAATAAATATAGTGTAGCTAGTTTTAAGAGAAAATATAGCACAATTAGAAACTTTTATAAATTTCTTTTAAAAAATAGATACATAGATAAAATTTTTGAATATAAATTAACTAAAAAAGCAAATAATGATATATCTAAAGAAACTAAGTATGAGATTTTTAAAAAGGATGAATATGAAGCGTATATAAGCTCTCTTACAGATAATTTTAATGAAGTTAGATTAAAACTGATTTCAAGAATGATAGCAGAAGCAAAAATAAGCCTTATCAACATTTTTGAAATTGAAATTAAAGATTTAGTTAAATATGATTTTGAAAAAATAATTGTTTTTAGGAATTCTAAGATAATCATTTATAAAATAAGTACTGAAATATCTAAAGAATTGAAAGAATACTATGAGAAGTATGCTGTAGAAAAAAGATATCTATTTGGCTCATACAAAAAATCAAGTTTAATTTCAGATTTAAAAAGATATAATCTAGATTTTAAAACTTTAAAAAACTGTCTTCAAGAAGATGAAGAAGAAATAAACAAGAATATAAGAGAAATATATTTTAAAATAGGAATAGGAGATAATTAATGAAAGCAGGATTTATAGCTATTGTGGGAAGACCTAATGTTGGAAAATCTACTTTAATAAACAAACTTGTAGCTGAGAAAGTTGCTATTGTATCAGATAAAGCAGGAACTACAAGAGATAATATAAAAGGTATTTTAAATGTTAAGGATAATCAATACATTTTTATTGATACTCCTGGAATACATAAACCACAACACCTTTTAGGAGAATATATGACAAATATAGCAGTCAATATCCTAAAAGATGTGGATATTATACTTTTCTTAGTTGATGCTTCAAAATCAATAGGAACTGGGGATATATTTGTTATGGATAGGATAAAGGAAAATTCAAACAAACCTAGAATTTTACTTGTAAATAAAGTTGATTTGATAAGTGATGAACAAAAAGCAGAAAAATTAAAAGAAATTGAAGAAAAATTAGGAAAATTTGATAAAATAATCTTTGCTTCAGCTATGTATTCTTTTGGAATTGCTCAATTATTAGAAGCCTTAGATCCTTATTTAGAAGAAGGAGTTAAATACTATCCTGATGATATGTACACAGATATGTCCACTTACAGAATAATAACTGAAATTGTAAGAGAAAAAATCTTATTAAAAACTAGAGATGAAATTCCTCATTCTGTTGCAGTTGAAATAATTGATGTAGAAAGAAATGAAGGAAAAAAAGATAAATTTAATATAAATATCTATGTTGAGAGAGATTCTCAAAAAGGTATTATTATTGGAAAAAATGGGAAAATGCTAAAAGATATAGGAATGGAAGCAAGAAAAGAAATAGAAAATTTACTTGATGAGAAAATATATCTAGGTCTTTGGGTAAAAGTTAAAGATGATTGGAGAAAGAAAAAACCATTTTTAAAAGAAATGGGTTATGTTGAAGAAAAATAAAATCAAAAATACTATGGAGGCTCTTATGAAAAAAAATATAACAAACAAAATTTTAATGGTAAGACCTGCTTTGTTTGCTTTTAATGAAGAAACAGCAGTGAATAATTATTATCAAAAAAGAGATAACAAGACGGTACAAGAAATTCAAAATAGTGCTTTAATTGAATTTGATAAAATGGTAGAGAAATTAAAAAGTATAGGTATAGATGTTAAAGTTATACAAGATACAAAAGAACCTCATACACCTGATAGTATATTCCCAAACAACTGGTTTTCAACACATTATTCTAATACTGTTGTTTTATACCCTATGTTTGCAGAAAATAGAAGACTTGAAAGAACAGATGGCATATATGATTTTTTTGATAATGTAGATAACTTAAATGTGGTTGATTATTCTTCTCTTGAAAAAGAAAATATTTTTCTTGAAGGAACAGGAGCTTTAGTATTGGATAGAAAGAATAAAAAGGCATACTGTTCTTTATCTAAAAGAGCAGATGAGAAGCTTTTAGACATTTTCTGTGAAGATGCAGGCTATAAAAAAATAGCTTTCCATTCTTATCAAACAATTAATGATGAAAGAAAATCCATATATCATACAAATGTTATGATGGCTATGGGAGAAAATTATGCTATTTTATGTGCTGATAGCATAGATAATTTAGAAGAAAGAGCAGCTGTTATAAATGAACTAGAAAAAGATAAAAAAGAAATAGTATATATAAGTGAACAACAAGTTGAGAATTTTTTAGGAAATACAATTGAGCTTGTTAATAATGAAGGAGTTAATATTTGTATTATGTCAGCAACAGCTTATTCAGTTTTAACTGATGAACAAAAAAGTATAATAGAAAAATATGATGTTATTCTTCCAGTAGATGTACACACTATTGAGAAGTATGGTGGAGGTTCTGCTAGATGTATGATAGCTGAATTATTTATTTGACAAATAGAATAAAAAATTTTAAAATAATATAATAATATATGTACTGGGGAGCTTAAGGCTGAGATGAGAACCTTTTTTCTTAAACCCATAGTACCTGATTTGGATAATGCCAACGAAGGGAGTACCACTTTAATAAAAACTTTCTTGGACTATCCTAAGAAAGTTTTTTTATTTTAGAAAAGAGGAAATATGAAAAAATTTTTAAACAGAAACATAAGTTTTATTAGCATTATAATTTTAATAGCTGTTTGGCAAGTTTGTGGAAATTTAGGTTTGCTACCTAAATTTATTTTTCCAACACCATTAGAAATTGCTAATGCTTTTGTAAGAGATAGAGCACTATTTTTATTTCATTTTAAAATAACTATGCTTGAGGCTCTTATAGGGCTTGCCTTAGGAATTTTCTTTGCCTGTCTTTTAGCAGTGATTATGGATGGCTTTGAAATGATCAATAAGATAGTATATCCTTTATTGATCTTCACACAGACTATACCAACGATAGCTCTTGCTCCAATACTTGTGCTTTGGCTTGGTTATGATATGACACCAAAAATTGTTTTGATAGTTATAAATACCACCTTTCCTATTATCATAAGTATACTTGATGGGTTTAGGCACTGTGATAAAGATGCAATACAATTATTAAAACTTATGAATGCAAGTAGATGGCAAATTCTTTACCATTTAAAAATTCCAACTGCTCTAACATACTTCTATGCTGGATTAAGAGTAAGTGTTTCATATGCTTTTATTTCAGCTGTTGTATCTGAATGGCTTGGAGGTTTTGAAGGACTAGGAGTTTTTATGATAAGGGCTAAAAAAGCCTTTGATTATGATACTATGTTTGCAATAATAATTTTAGTATCAGCTATCAGTTTGATTAGTATGGAACTTGTTAAAAGAAGTGAAAAGAAATTTATAAAATGGAAATATTTAGAGGAGGAAGAAAATGAAAAAGATTAAGTATTTATTATTTGGAATTTTTACAGTGTTAATGTTAGTTGCATGTGGAGAAAAGAAAGAAGAAGCTAAGACAGAAGCTCCTATCGAATTAAAAAAAGTTGATTTCTTATTAGATTGGGTACCTAATACTAATCACACTGGACTTTTTGTTGCTAAGGAAAAAGGATATTTTGCTGAAGAAGGAATAGACTTAGATATAAAACAACCAGCAAATGAAAGTACATCTGATTTAATTATCAATAATAAAGCACCTATGGGAGTATATTTTCAAGATTATATGGCATCTAAGTTAGCAAAAGGAGCGCCTATAACTGCTATTGCTGCCATCATAGAAAATAATACTTCTGGAATAATAACTAATAAAAAATTAAATATTAATAGTCCAAAAGAATTAGCTGGACATAAGTATGGAACTTGGGACATCCCAATAGAACTTAATATGTTACAATTTATAATGGAAAAAGATGGTGGAGATTATTCAAAAGTTGAATTAGTTCCTAACACTGACGATAATTCAATAACTCCTCTT encodes:
- a CDS encoding site-specific integrase, with the translated sequence MDILEKYIENLVIKKNLLDSSVEAYKFDINEYLTFLESKEKDILNSNENLFIEYFKKIENKYSVASFKRKYSTIRNFYKFLLKNRYIDKIFEYKLTKKANNDISKETKYEIFKKDEYEAYISSLTDNFNEVRLKLISRMIAEAKISLINIFEIEIKDLVKYDFEKIIVFRNSKIIIYKISTEISKELKEYYEKYAVEKRYLFGSYKKSSLISDLKRYNLDFKTLKNCLQEDEEEINKNIREIYFKIGIGDN
- a CDS encoding ABC transporter permease; translation: MKKFLNRNISFISIIILIAVWQVCGNLGLLPKFIFPTPLEIANAFVRDRALFLFHFKITMLEALIGLALGIFFACLLAVIMDGFEMINKIVYPLLIFTQTIPTIALAPILVLWLGYDMTPKIVLIVINTTFPIIISILDGFRHCDKDAIQLLKLMNASRWQILYHLKIPTALTYFYAGLRVSVSYAFISAVVSEWLGGFEGLGVFMIRAKKAFDYDTMFAIIILVSAISLISMELVKRSEKKFIKWKYLEEEENEKD
- the ctlX gene encoding citrulline utilization hydrolase CtlX, with amino-acid sequence MKKNITNKILMVRPALFAFNEETAVNNYYQKRDNKTVQEIQNSALIEFDKMVEKLKSIGIDVKVIQDTKEPHTPDSIFPNNWFSTHYSNTVVLYPMFAENRRLERTDGIYDFFDNVDNLNVVDYSSLEKENIFLEGTGALVLDRKNKKAYCSLSKRADEKLLDIFCEDAGYKKIAFHSYQTINDERKSIYHTNVMMAMGENYAILCADSIDNLEERAAVINELEKDKKEIVYISEQQVENFLGNTIELVNNEGVNICIMSATAYSVLTDEQKSIIEKYDVILPVDVHTIEKYGGGSARCMIAELFI
- the era gene encoding GTPase Era translates to MKAGFIAIVGRPNVGKSTLINKLVAEKVAIVSDKAGTTRDNIKGILNVKDNQYIFIDTPGIHKPQHLLGEYMTNIAVNILKDVDIILFLVDASKSIGTGDIFVMDRIKENSNKPRILLVNKVDLISDEQKAEKLKEIEEKLGKFDKIIFASAMYSFGIAQLLEALDPYLEEGVKYYPDDMYTDMSTYRIITEIVREKILLKTRDEIPHSVAVEIIDVERNEGKKDKFNINIYVERDSQKGIIIGKNGKMLKDIGMEARKEIENLLDEKIYLGLWVKVKDDWRKKKPFLKEMGYVEEK
- a CDS encoding ABC transporter substrate-binding protein, which gives rise to MKKIKYLLFGIFTVLMLVACGEKKEEAKTEAPIELKKVDFLLDWVPNTNHTGLFVAKEKGYFAEEGIDLDIKQPANESTSDLIINNKAPMGVYFQDYMASKLAKGAPITAIAAIIENNTSGIITNKKLNINSPKELAGHKYGTWDIPIELNMLQFIMEKDGGDYSKVELVPNTDDNSITPLSNGVFDAAPVYYAWDKIMGDSLNIETNFFYYKDYAPELNFYSPVIIANNDYLKENKEEAIKILRAIKKGYQYAIEHPEEAAEILIKYAPELENKKAMIVESQKYLASQYATDKDKWGYIDPVRWNAFYNWLNEKGLTKNPIPENTGFSNDYLE
- a CDS encoding NAD(+)/NADH kinase, encoding MIKLSIIYNNEKESAIKIYKELLEFLKDKKEFEILDEENLDKVDYIVIIGGDGTLLRSFRNIKNKKAKIIAINSGTLGYLTEIRKDKYKEIFENILKNKVNIEERFFFMVNIGNKKYKALNEVFLTRDTIKRNIVASEIYVNDQFLGKFKGDGVIISTPTGSTAYSLSAGGPIVTPEQKLFVITPIAPHNLNTRPIILSGDVKLVLTLSEPSQLGLVNIDGHTHKTIKLGEKVEIFYSNESLKIVIPEARNYYDVLREKLKWGENLC
- the recN gene encoding DNA repair protein RecN, with the translated sequence MGRKFMLRELKIENLAIIDELDIEFEKGFIVLTGETGAGKSIILSGINLLIGEKASVDMIRDGEENLVAQGVFDVDEEQKKKLEAMGIDTDGDEIIIRRYYNRNGKARAFVNNVRITLADLKEIASTLVDIVGQHSHQMLLNRNNHIKLLDSFLSKDEKDIKEKLSSLLSQYREINSKIEKIESEKKETLEKKEFYEYQLEEIEKLKLKDGEDEILEAEYKKVFNAEKIREKVHESLEYLKYDDDSALGFILESIKNIEYLGKYDERYLELAKRMENAYYELEDCVGEIEDISKNIEVTESDLDKIAGRMNTLKRIKEKYKRTLTELIEYREDLREKLSDMNSGDFKTRELQKELDKIKTEYDKLADRLSNSRKDIALKIENELLNELKFLNMEDAKLKVQINKIDRMTNDGYDEVEFFISTNVGQELKPLNKIASGGEVSRVMLALKVIFSKVDNIPILIFDEIDTGIGGETVRKIALKLKEIGDSTQIISITHSPVIASKASQQFYIEKYVENSRTISRVKKLSSEERIKEIGRMLVGEKINDEVLEIANKMLNEV
- a CDS encoding murein hydrolase activator EnvC family protein gives rise to the protein MNLKTKMKTINKLFLFFIISTNINSTTVKDMNKRLKNIDQEIEKKNTRIKAIDTETSKVEKMIKDAEVEIQKMEQERKEIEEEITIVKKNIDYGRKNLEISEDEHNRKESEFIAKIIAWDKYSKVHHKDLAEKVVLMKNYREVLYGDLQRMGYIEKVTGNIKETQDKIEAEKTKLDKLEAQLRENARKMDAKKEEQKKLREKLQVEKKGHQSSIEKLKKEKQRISKEIERIIIENARKAAEKAAKEKAAREKAAREKAARERAAKEKAIREKAAREKAAREAEAKKNKSKTSTKPITVDTKDIELEEIRELEKLKEQEKQEIRETRITTTTVDMPKISNPEAYKRIGKTIKPLNGQIVVYFGQKKAGVVESNGIEIKGKVGNPIVAAKSGNVIYADNFQGLGKVVMIDYGEGIIGVYGNLLAIKVGFNSKVSAGQTIGVLGLSSEKEPNLYYELRANLRPIDPLPTF
- a CDS encoding cell division protein FtsX; amino-acid sequence: MYKLFGYGLKDIPYINRLKNRVFYIIVITIVSLNIFISFSLNLKKVSKETLINSFIIVDLQNNLDEEKRNEIEKYILTIDGVRSVRFMDKSESFKNLQNELNISIPEASNPLTDSLIVSVKSAELMNGVQEIIEAREEVKEVYKDEPYLKQSQEQSDIIRIAQIGSAVFSILIALVTIVIFNLGVAIEFLNNANTGLDYRENIRSSKLKNLIPFSMASVVATLIFFNIYIFFRKYVINANFDSSLLSLKEIFLWHIGAIGILNFLVWIIPANLGRIEYEEENDDDLEYEFYEDEDKKDEFYDEFEDEDENY